A stretch of DNA from Syntrophus gentianae:
TTAATAAACTGTGCCTGAATCAAATCTTGCCCAGTATTTGCATTCTTAAGACATGAAAACTTATTTTTCATGTATCACTTTCAATTTTGGGGGTATTTTTGGGGGTATCTTAAAAATTACCACATGAAAATATATTGAGATATTGAATAATTACAGCGGTTATTCGATAGACCTCATCCCATTATAGAAACGAGAAAGCGCGAAAAAGAATAAGACCCGCTGGAAACCGCGGGTTTTTTATTATCCTTCGTCTGCGGGATCGCCCTCCAGTCTCCAACAAGGGCAACTATTCAGGAGTCAAAAAAATGAATTCTTGGTTCAGAGTTTTTGCAGGGTTGTTTCTCTTTTCCGTTCTCTGGGGATGTCTTAATGTGGAAACGACCGTTCGCATCAAACCTGACGGCAGCGGGACGCTGGAGCAGAGAGTTCTGATGAACCCGCAGGTCAGCCAATTGATGAACCAGGGCACGGGGAGCAATAAAGACCGTCCCCTGGACCTGCTGGATGAAGAAAAACTGAAGCGGGATGCGGAAAAAATGGGAACGGGTGTCCGCCTGGTTTCCGCCGAACGGGTAACCGCCGACGAGGGCAATGGGTATCGCGCCCTGTATGCCTTTGACGACGTCAACACTTTGAAAATCCGCCAGAACCCTGATGAACCCCCTCTTTCAGGCTCAGGCCTTTCAAATTCAGACGCCGAAGAAAAACCTTTTCCGGAGAAAATCACCTTTTCTTTTCGGAAGGGAACTCCTTCAAGCCTGACGATCCGCTTGCCCAAGCCGCAGGAGAAACAGCAGACACAAGAAAAAGAAAAATCCGCTGAAAAACCGTCACCGAAGCCGGAAAACCCGGAGGAAGCTTTAAAAGATGCGGAAATGGTCAAATCCCTTTTTCATGGAATGAGGATGGTTTTTACCGTCGAAATTCAGGGCACCGTGCTGACTACTAATGCAACCTACCGGGAAGGTTCACGGATTACTCTGATGGAAATGGATTTTGACAAATTGACATCCGATATCGACCAATTCCGGAATCTGGTTAAAGCCAATCCGCATAAACCGGGAGAAATCGGTGATCTTCTGCGCACTTTTCCGGGAATCAAAGCCGAACTGCAGGAAACGGTCACGGTCGAGTTCCAGTAACCAGACGAAGATCAGCCGTTTTTCTGTCTCGGGATTTCTTATCGGCCAAAGAGAGAGCCTGCCCGTTTTTCTTTGTCCTTGACAGACTTTCTCCCTTCCTCTACCTTTGTTTAAACATATTTTTTTCATACCAAGTTGCATTCAAAAGGATAACAAGGCGTCAAGGAGGAGGCGACGCAGTCGTATAGATGATACGTCGAGGAGCTGACGACGAAGCCAACGCAGTTAGCCGAATGAAGGCAACTTGGTATCAGATCCGGCTCGGCCGGGATTATCCCATACCCCTTATGAAAGACCATTATTTGACCCCCTATCTTCCTGTCATTCAGCGCCGGCTTGAAAAAGTCCGTAACGCGGAACAACGCCTGACGGAAGGACGGATGAGCCTGGCGGACTTCGCCTCAGGACATGAGTATTTCGGCCTACACCGTGAAGGCGGCGACTGGGTGTTTCGCGAATGGGCTCCCAATGCCACGGCGATTTCCCTGATCGGCGATTTTAACGAATGGCGCGAAAGAGAAGAGTTTTCCCTGCGGAGAATCGGGAGCAATGGAAACTGGGAGGTGCGCCTTCCCGGCCAAAGGCTGCATTCCGGCCAGCTGTACAAACTTCTGATCCACTGGCCGGGCGGGAGCGGCGAGCGGATTCCCGCCTATACGCGACGGGCTGTCCAGGACCCGCACACGAAACTCTTTTGTGCACAGGTCTGGGAACCGGAACATCCCTACATCTGGCAGTTTCCTTCTTTCCGCCGTCCGCCGGAAGCGCCCCGGATTTATGAAGCCCACATCGGCATGGCACAGTCTGAGGAAAAAGTTGGAACCTATGAGGAATTTCAGAAAAAGATCCTGCCCCGGGTGGTTGATGCCGGTTACAACACCCTCCAGCTCATGGCCATCCAGGAACATCCCTATTACGGGTCCCTGGGCTATCATGTTTCCAGTTTTTTCGCGGCCTCGTCCCGATTCGGCACGCCGGAGGAGCTGAAGGCGCTCGTGGATGCCGCCCATGAAGCCAAATTGGCGGTTATCATGGATCTCATCCATTCCCATGCCGTCCGGAATGAACAGGAAGGGATCAGCCGCTTTGACGGAACCCTCTACCAGTATTTTCATGAAGGCCCGCGGGGAGATCACAGCGCCTGGGACTCCCGCTGTTTCGACTACGGCAAACCGGAAGTCCTTCATTTTCTTCTTTCCAACTGCCGCTTCTGGCTGGATGAGTATCATTTCGACGGATTCCGCTTCGACGGGGTGACCAGCATGC
This window harbors:
- a CDS encoding alpha amylase C-terminal domain-containing protein, whose amino-acid sequence is MKATWYQIRLGRDYPIPLMKDHYLTPYLPVIQRRLEKVRNAEQRLTEGRMSLADFASGHEYFGLHREGGDWVFREWAPNATAISLIGDFNEWREREEFSLRRIGSNGNWEVRLPGQRLHSGQLYKLLIHWPGGSGERIPAYTRRAVQDPHTKLFCAQVWEPEHPYIWQFPSFRRPPEAPRIYEAHIGMAQSEEKVGTYEEFQKKILPRVVDAGYNTLQLMAIQEHPYYGSLGYHVSSFFAASSRFGTPEELKALVDAAHEAKLAVIMDLIHSHAVRNEQEGISRFDGTLYQYFHEGPRGDHSAWDSRCFDYGKPEVLHFLLSNCRFWLDEYHFDGFRFDGVTSMLYLDHGLGKAFTGYADYFGANVEEDALVYLALSNEVIHTVRPDAITIAEDVSGMPGLATPGKEGGFGFDYRLAMGVPDYWIKLLKEIPDEFWPMGHLYHELTNRRADEKTIGYAESHDQAIVGDKTIIFRLIDADMYTHMNVFDPNLQVDRGIALHKLIRLVTLATAGNGYLNFMGNEFGHPEWIDFPREGNNWSYHYARRQWHLRDDANLRYRFLAEFDKAMMRLAADYRLLDSPGPHKILENQANLLLGFERAGLVFIFCFHPDQSFTSYPVDLPPGEYRLILNSDALEFGGHGRIQPGQVYFTTPETLPQGQMRHYASLYLPTRSTLVLKKMA